The Cyanobacteriota bacterium genomic sequence TCTTTCGTGCAACCAGGGGTATCATCTTTTGGATAAAAGTAAAGCACAACAGTTTTGCCTGCAAAGTCAGATAAGGAAACCGTATTACCATTCGTGTCTTTGACAGTGAATGCAGGGGCAGAAGAGCCAACAGCCAAAACCATAGAAAGTCACCTCAGCGGCTAGAGTTGCCATAACCATTTTTCACTACAGATTGTAAATGAGAGCTTGCCTCATCTGTTTACAGAATCCAAGTGATGGGTGCGTAGGATTAACGATCGCTCTCTAGGTCGAAAATCACCTTTTCTAGATACCAAGCTTCAGATTTTCCAGGATACCGCTCTTGGGCGATCGCCAACAACCGTTCAGCAATCTCTCGGTTACCAGAAACCATACGCAG encodes the following:
- a CDS encoding redoxin domain-containing protein; protein product: MVLAVGSSAPAFTVKDTNGNTVSLSDFAGKTVVLYFYPKDDTPGCTK